A single bacterium DNA region contains:
- a CDS encoding Gfo/Idh/MocA family oxidoreductase codes for MRTVAGMIGLTHPHSAGHLRTLDALEEVEGVVLYDPDPAARDAGPGLCRKTRAVCDDLPALLGRSDVSVVVIALPTDRTPDAIAECARAGKHVICEKPCARSAGELRPALDALARHRVGFTVCYVWRAHPAVARMRELVRAGAVGRLTSAELRMVTSQVQFRDPAHWLFKRDVAGGGVLSWLGCHWLDALRYVTGEEVRAASAIVGTLSGEPIDVEDVASVNLRLSGGALVNLYAGYLLPFGPSGYEGAVFDLSMIFRGAAGTLQYGRSGDEHLVTLRSAAPGGRTASQRVDRYVLPPVPAYGGAPGLRFIEMFLQSVRDGGAGPASAVDALRVLEILDAIYFSARTGRGADLAAASD; via the coding sequence ATGCGCACCGTCGCCGGCATGATCGGCCTGACGCATCCCCACTCCGCCGGACACCTGCGCACCCTGGATGCGCTCGAGGAGGTCGAGGGTGTGGTCCTGTACGACCCCGACCCGGCGGCACGTGATGCGGGGCCGGGCCTCTGCCGCAAGACCCGGGCCGTCTGCGACGACCTGCCGGCACTGCTCGGGCGCTCCGACGTCTCCGTCGTAGTGATCGCGCTTCCCACCGACCGGACGCCCGACGCGATCGCCGAATGCGCGCGGGCCGGCAAGCACGTCATCTGCGAGAAGCCCTGTGCGCGGTCCGCCGGCGAACTGCGTCCCGCCCTCGACGCGCTCGCGCGGCACCGCGTCGGGTTCACGGTCTGCTACGTCTGGCGCGCGCATCCCGCCGTTGCGCGCATGCGTGAGCTGGTGCGGGCCGGTGCGGTGGGGCGGCTCACGTCCGCGGAACTCCGGATGGTGACGAGCCAGGTGCAATTTCGGGATCCGGCGCACTGGTTGTTCAAGCGCGACGTCGCAGGCGGCGGGGTTCTGTCATGGCTGGGGTGCCATTGGCTCGACGCGCTGCGGTACGTGACCGGCGAAGAAGTGCGCGCCGCGAGCGCGATCGTCGGAACTCTCAGCGGCGAGCCGATCGACGTGGAAGATGTGGCGAGCGTCAACCTGCGCCTCTCCGGGGGCGCGCTCGTGAATCTCTACGCCGGCTACCTGCTGCCGTTCGGTCCGTCCGGCTATGAAGGGGCGGTGTTCGACCTCAGTATGATCTTCCGCGGCGCGGCGGGGACGCTTCAGTACGGGCGATCGGGAGACGAGCATCTCGTTACGCTGCGCAGCGCGGCGCCCGGGGGGCGGACCGCGTCCCAGCGGGTCGACCGGTACGTCCTGCCTCCCGTGCCGGCGTACGGGGGAGCGCCGGGTCTACGGTTTATCGAGATGTTCCTCCAGAGCGTGCGTGACGGCGGCGCAGGCCCGGCGTCCGCCGTCGACGCGCTTCGCGTGCTCGAGATCCTCGACGCGATCTACTTCTCCGCGAGGACCGGCAGGGGGGCCGACCTCGCCGCCGCCTCAGACTGA
- a CDS encoding Gfo/Idh/MocA family oxidoreductase, whose translation METYCAAIVGLSEIGAARSQAAPAPVLGEAQPHSHAAAYAAIPRTTVVAVCDVVPDLLERFQQQWGDVFPEARRYTDYREMLSRERIDLLSVATPDDRHAQIVVDAAESGVKGILCEKPIATTLAEADRMIAACAGRRIPLLINHTRRWFPEFVEARRLVRANAIGRLRRVVAIHGGPRAMLFRMGTHLVDMVCFYAESEPESVSGELDDEHRHYGPRYAGDGGRDGATDPGYSAYVRFQSGVRASLTASKQTMYTFELDLIGAAGRIRVGAHVGEIWQAFGDGAPALRPLRPPYTTRGDMGAAVAELLGLIEHGGSGSSTGEDGRRALSILLGILQSSDTGGGPVSFPVHDR comes from the coding sequence GTGGAAACATACTGCGCGGCGATCGTCGGATTGTCCGAGATCGGAGCGGCGCGGAGCCAGGCGGCTCCCGCCCCGGTCCTCGGCGAGGCGCAGCCGCATTCCCACGCCGCCGCCTACGCCGCGATCCCACGGACTACCGTCGTGGCGGTCTGCGACGTGGTCCCCGACCTGTTGGAACGCTTTCAGCAGCAGTGGGGCGACGTTTTTCCGGAGGCCCGCCGGTACACCGACTATCGCGAGATGCTCTCGCGCGAACGCATCGATCTGCTCAGTGTGGCCACCCCGGACGATCGCCACGCGCAAATCGTGGTCGACGCGGCCGAATCCGGGGTGAAAGGAATTTTGTGCGAGAAGCCGATCGCCACGACCCTGGCCGAAGCCGACCGTATGATCGCCGCGTGCGCCGGGCGCCGCATCCCGCTTCTCATCAACCACACCCGGCGTTGGTTTCCTGAATTCGTCGAAGCCCGGCGGCTGGTCCGCGCCAACGCGATCGGCCGGCTGCGCCGTGTCGTGGCCATTCACGGCGGCCCGCGCGCGATGTTGTTCCGCATGGGCACGCATCTGGTGGACATGGTCTGTTTCTACGCCGAGTCCGAACCGGAGTCGGTCAGCGGCGAGTTAGACGACGAGCACCGGCATTACGGCCCGCGGTACGCGGGCGACGGCGGGCGCGATGGAGCGACCGATCCGGGGTACAGCGCCTACGTCCGCTTCCAAAGCGGCGTGCGCGCGTCTCTCACCGCCTCGAAGCAAACGATGTACACTTTCGAGCTCGACCTGATCGGCGCGGCGGGGCGCATCCGTGTTGGCGCCCACGTGGGCGAAATCTGGCAGGCGTTCGGCGACGGGGCGCCGGCGCTTCGTCCGCTGCGTCCGCCGTATACGACCCGCGGAGACATGGGCGCGGCGGTCGCGGAGTTGCTGGGCCTGATCGAGCATGGCGGGAGCGGCTCGTCGACCGGCGAGGACGGACGGCGGGCGCTCTCGATCCTCCTCGGCATCCTGCAGTCGAGCGACACGGGCGGCGGGCCGGTCTCCTTTCCCGTTCACGACCGGTAG
- a CDS encoding ABC transporter permease, whose translation MVRRPAAGSRAITVVRRLFRNRKGFFGTVVLAALVLAAVVCPYVSPYDPAEVHLAAQLTAPSSTYWFGTDELGRDVFSRVLYGSRPSLGAGLLIVVLAAAVGSLTGLVAGYAGGWLDAVVMRVWDTLLAFPAIFLAIGIVSVLGPGWINGALAIAAVNTPVFSRLVRAITLSLTKQDFVAAARAVGCSDGRIMGTHVLPGCVAPLIVQMAIAAPDAILVEAALSFLGLGSRPPAPSWGNMLSAAQGYLGRSVTYALFPGLAITLVVLGMNFFADGLRDALDPHQVRSV comes from the coding sequence GTGGTTCGCCGGCCCGCCGCCGGCTCCAGGGCGATCACCGTCGTCCGGCGGCTGTTCCGGAACCGGAAGGGGTTCTTCGGAACCGTCGTCCTCGCCGCGCTCGTGCTCGCGGCCGTCGTGTGTCCGTACGTGAGCCCGTATGACCCCGCGGAGGTCCACCTGGCCGCGCAGCTGACGGCGCCGTCGTCCACCTACTGGTTCGGGACCGATGAGCTTGGGCGCGACGTGTTCAGCCGCGTCCTCTATGGCAGCAGACCCTCCCTGGGGGCCGGACTGCTGATCGTCGTGCTGGCGGCCGCCGTGGGTTCGCTCACCGGTCTCGTCGCGGGCTACGCGGGAGGCTGGCTCGACGCGGTGGTCATGCGGGTCTGGGACACCTTGCTCGCGTTTCCCGCGATCTTTCTCGCCATCGGGATCGTGTCGGTGCTGGGACCCGGCTGGATCAACGGGGCACTGGCGATCGCCGCGGTCAACACCCCGGTCTTCTCCCGGCTCGTGCGGGCGATCACGCTCTCGCTCACCAAACAAGACTTCGTCGCGGCCGCCCGCGCGGTGGGGTGCTCCGACGGGCGAATCATGGGGACCCACGTCCTCCCGGGGTGTGTCGCGCCGCTGATCGTCCAGATGGCCATCGCCGCGCCCGACGCGATCCTCGTGGAGGCGGCCCTGAGTTTCCTCGGCCTCGGCAGCCGGCCGCCCGCCCCGTCGTGGGGCAATATGCTGAGCGCCGCGCAAGGGTATCTCGGCCGGTCCGTAACGTACGCGCTGTTTCCGGGTCTGGCCATCACGCTCGTCGTGCTGGGAATGAACTTCTTCGCCGACGGGCTGCGCGATGCGCTCGACCCGCACCAGGTGCGTTCAGTCTGA
- a CDS encoding ABC transporter permease: protein MQGFLVRRLLLLVPTLFLASVVIFAIITLAPGDPVRMMLGTQATPGEIAQERTRLGLDKPVPVRYVIWMTHVSRLDLGRSQVNNQPVAALVLQAFPNTLRLTVGALAISVLVGFAFGIVAALRQNRPADLVLTGLASLGLAVPSFWLGILLILLFSVTLRWLPPSGVGESGTPALEGLKYLVMPVITIAVSNLSVFSRFVRTAMLDVLTAHYIRTARAKGLGERVVVVRHALRNALIPVVTILGIQFGRLLGGALITEAVFAYPGIGRLVVTSILNRDYPMVQATLMLVVLIFLAANTIVDISYAFLDPRVKMGDAR from the coding sequence GTGCAGGGGTTTCTAGTCCGGCGGCTGCTGCTGCTGGTACCGACCCTGTTCCTGGCGTCCGTGGTGATCTTTGCGATCATCACGCTCGCGCCGGGCGATCCGGTCAGGATGATGTTGGGCACCCAGGCAACGCCGGGGGAAATCGCGCAGGAACGCACCCGGCTGGGGCTCGACAAGCCCGTTCCGGTCCGCTACGTCATCTGGATGACGCACGTGTCGCGGCTCGATCTGGGTCGCTCGCAAGTGAACAACCAACCGGTGGCGGCGCTCGTCCTGCAGGCGTTTCCCAATACTTTGCGGCTGACGGTGGGGGCGCTCGCGATCTCGGTCCTCGTCGGGTTCGCGTTTGGCATCGTCGCCGCGCTCCGGCAGAATCGTCCCGCGGATCTCGTGCTCACCGGCCTCGCCTCGCTGGGCCTGGCCGTCCCGAGCTTCTGGCTGGGGATCCTGCTGATTCTTCTGTTTAGCGTGACGCTGCGGTGGCTGCCCCCGTCCGGCGTCGGCGAGTCGGGCACGCCGGCGCTCGAGGGCCTGAAATATCTCGTCATGCCCGTGATCACGATCGCCGTGTCGAACCTGTCGGTGTTCTCGCGGTTCGTCCGCACCGCGATGCTCGACGTGCTGACCGCCCATTACATCCGGACGGCCCGGGCGAAAGGGCTCGGCGAGCGCGTGGTCGTTGTCCGCCATGCCCTCCGGAACGCGCTGATTCCCGTCGTGACCATCCTCGGCATCCAGTTCGGCCGGCTCTTGGGGGGTGCCCTCATTACGGAGGCCGTGTTCGCGTATCCTGGCATCGGCCGGTTGGTCGTGACCTCGATCTTGAATCGGGACTACCCGATGGTGCAGGCCACGCTCATGCTTGTGGTGCTCATCTTCCTGGCGGCGAACACCATCGTCGACATCTCGTACGCATTCCTCGACCCGCGCGTCAAGATGGGGGACGCCCGATAG